A DNA window from Patagioenas fasciata isolate bPatFas1 chromosome 1, bPatFas1.hap1, whole genome shotgun sequence contains the following coding sequences:
- the PIANP gene encoding PILR alpha-associated neural protein isoform X1, with the protein MERSACRMPPLLSCIHSLQLWHLLLLVSSIPPPGVWSLRPRGPVAPRPLCSRRSPSAPRPICIWDRTSLPERDSRFALPRQRSLPARGGELRHVVRLRRQAAGARPATPSGFEDGMPSSQYPWAIVWGPTVSDEDGGDTNSANPGFPPLGYTFVSPHGMATAQPNSHSLLHNAGLNLRETPATLRPFLFGPRGEGVDPQLYVTITISIIIVLVATGIIFKFCWDRNQKRRRHSGQQSGGRQQESQQHLTDLSPATVSILGPYSDSLAPTPETEESRQGQEGVDKLGGHGKSTAFQLNRIPLVNL; encoded by the exons ATGGAGCGCAGTGCCTG CAGGATGCCTCCACTCCTCTCCTGCATCCACTCCCTGCAGCTTTGGCATCTCCTCCTCCTGGTTTCATCCATCCCTCCTCCTGGCGTCTGGTCTCTTCGCCCTCGGGGTCCGGTGGCCCCTCGGCCTCTTTGTTCCCGTCGGAGCCCCTCAGCCCCACGACCCATTTGCATCTGGGACAGGACCTCGCTGCCAGAGAGGGATTCTCGCTTTGCCCTGCCGCGCCAGCGCTCCCTGCCTGCCCGGGGAGGAGAGCTGCGTCATGTTGTGCGGCTGAGGCGCCAGGCGGCAGGGGCTCGCCCCGCCACCCCCTCTGGATTTGAGGACGGCATGCCCTCCTCCCAGTACCCTTGGGCCATCGTCTGGGGCCCCACGGTGTCGGATGAggatggaggggacaccaactcagcCAACCCAGGCTTTCCACCGCTGGGATACACCTTTGTCTCACCACACGGGATGGCGACAGCGCAGCCCAACTCTCACTCGCTCCTGCACAATGCGGGGCTCAACCTGCGTGAGACCCCAGCCACCCTGCGGCCCTTCTTGTTTGGGCCCCGGGGAGAAG GTGTGGACCCCCAGCTATATGTCACCATCACTATCTCCATCATTATTGTCCTGGTTGCCACTGGGATCATATTCAAGTTCTG CTGGGACCGAAATCAGAAGCGCCGGCGTCACTCGGGGCAGCAGAGTGGTGGGAGgcagcaggagagccagcagcacCTCACAGACCTCTCCCCTGCCACTGTCAGCATCCTGGGACCCTACAGTGACTCCCTGGCCCCCACACCCGAGACGGAGGAGTCCAGGCAGGGCCAGGAGGGTGTGGATAAACTGGGTGGCCATGGGAAGAGCACGGCATTCCAGCTCAACCG AATCCCACTGGTGAACCTGTGA
- the PIANP gene encoding PILR alpha-associated neural protein isoform X2, which yields MERSAWMPPLLSCIHSLQLWHLLLLVSSIPPPGVWSLRPRGPVAPRPLCSRRSPSAPRPICIWDRTSLPERDSRFALPRQRSLPARGGELRHVVRLRRQAAGARPATPSGFEDGMPSSQYPWAIVWGPTVSDEDGGDTNSANPGFPPLGYTFVSPHGMATAQPNSHSLLHNAGLNLRETPATLRPFLFGPRGEGVDPQLYVTITISIIIVLVATGIIFKFCWDRNQKRRRHSGQQSGGRQQESQQHLTDLSPATVSILGPYSDSLAPTPETEESRQGQEGVDKLGGHGKSTAFQLNRIPLVNL from the exons ATGGAGCGCAGTGCCTG GATGCCTCCACTCCTCTCCTGCATCCACTCCCTGCAGCTTTGGCATCTCCTCCTCCTGGTTTCATCCATCCCTCCTCCTGGCGTCTGGTCTCTTCGCCCTCGGGGTCCGGTGGCCCCTCGGCCTCTTTGTTCCCGTCGGAGCCCCTCAGCCCCACGACCCATTTGCATCTGGGACAGGACCTCGCTGCCAGAGAGGGATTCTCGCTTTGCCCTGCCGCGCCAGCGCTCCCTGCCTGCCCGGGGAGGAGAGCTGCGTCATGTTGTGCGGCTGAGGCGCCAGGCGGCAGGGGCTCGCCCCGCCACCCCCTCTGGATTTGAGGACGGCATGCCCTCCTCCCAGTACCCTTGGGCCATCGTCTGGGGCCCCACGGTGTCGGATGAggatggaggggacaccaactcagcCAACCCAGGCTTTCCACCGCTGGGATACACCTTTGTCTCACCACACGGGATGGCGACAGCGCAGCCCAACTCTCACTCGCTCCTGCACAATGCGGGGCTCAACCTGCGTGAGACCCCAGCCACCCTGCGGCCCTTCTTGTTTGGGCCCCGGGGAGAAG GTGTGGACCCCCAGCTATATGTCACCATCACTATCTCCATCATTATTGTCCTGGTTGCCACTGGGATCATATTCAAGTTCTG CTGGGACCGAAATCAGAAGCGCCGGCGTCACTCGGGGCAGCAGAGTGGTGGGAGgcagcaggagagccagcagcacCTCACAGACCTCTCCCCTGCCACTGTCAGCATCCTGGGACCCTACAGTGACTCCCTGGCCCCCACACCCGAGACGGAGGAGTCCAGGCAGGGCCAGGAGGGTGTGGATAAACTGGGTGGCCATGGGAAGAGCACGGCATTCCAGCTCAACCG AATCCCACTGGTGAACCTGTGA